Part of the Paenibacillus sp. JNUCC32 genome is shown below.
CCAAGATTCTCGAGCATATCAAGCCTGCGCTTGAAAAAGAGGGCGTAAACCTGGAAATCGTAGAATTCACGGATTATGTGCTGCCGAATACGCAAGTGGATTCCAAAGAAATCGACGCGAATTTCTTCCAGCACAAGCCTTACCTGGATAACGAAATCAAAGAGCGCAAGCTGGACCTGGAGTCCGTGATCGCCGTGCACGTGGAGCCGCTGGGTGCGTACTCCAAAACCATTACATCTGTGGATGAGCTGAAGGATGGAGCGGTTGTAGCCATTCCGAATGATCCTTCCAATGCTGGCCGTGCATTGACGCTGCTGTCCAAGAACGGCGTGATTAAGCTGAACGACGAAAGCAAGCTGGAAGCAACCGCCAAGGATATCGTAGAAAATCCGAAGAACCTGGAGTTCAAGGAAGTTGAAGCCGCCATGCTGCCTCGTATGCTGGATGAGCTGGATCTGGCTGTCATCAATACGAACTACGCGCTGGAAGCGGGACTGGACCCAACGAAGGACGCGCTCTTCATCGAAGACAAGGACAATCCTTATGCCAACCTGCTGGTAGCCCGTCCGGACAACAAGGACTCCGACGCCATCCAAAAACTGGCGAAGGCGCTGACTTCCGAGGACGTGAAAACCTTTATTGAAGAAGAGTACAAAGGTGCCGTCATCCCGGCATTCTAATTCGAGCAGTAAAGCTCGATATAATGTATATGAATTCATCGTATATGTGAAGAGAGGGCATTATCCAAAAAGACCTATCGGTCTTTGCGGATAGGCCCTTTTTTCTTTCTTTTTCTGTCGAATGGCCATTCCTGGTCGGAAGCAAGTTGTTCGGCCTTATCAAATCTTTTATACTGAAGGAAGGATATCCATCTGAGGAGGGAAAGCCTTGAAGGGAAAAGTGGCGCTGATTACAGGCAGTGCGACAGGTTTGGGAAAAATGACGGCACTGTCGTTAGCCCGGCAGGGATGTCATATAGCCATAAATTATGTGAACAGCAAGGATGAAGCGGAGACGCTTTCCCGTGAAATCGAGGGGTTTGGCGTGAAATCCATCGCGATTAAAGCCGATATCGCCAGCGAGCCTGAGCTGTATTCATTGGTGGATCAGACGGAGGAGCGGCTGGGCAGCGTCGATATCCTGGTTAACAATGCTGGACCGTTCATTCGGGAACGCCGTCTGTTCTCGGAGTACAGCCGCGACGAAATCGTACATATGGTGAATGGCAATTTAACCGGCGTCATGCTGCTGGACCATCGCGTTCTGCCTGCCATGCGGGAGAAAAAATGGGGACGCATCATCCACTTTGGTTTCGGGCATGCGGGAGAAGCCCGCGCATGGCCTCAACGCTCCGCCTACGCGGCTGCGAAGGTGGGCCTGGTCTCCTTTACGAAGACGCTGGCCGTGGAAGAAGGGCCGTATGGAATCACCGTGAATATGATTTGTCCGGGGGATATCCGCGGGGCCAACAAAGAGAAAACCATCGATGAAGTATCCGGCATTCAGGACGGGTTGACTCCTCGCGGACGATCGGGCAGCGGCGAGGACGTCGCCAGGGTGATCGAATATTTATGCCTGGATAAATCGGATTTCATTACCGGCAATATTATGGATATATCCGGCGGGCTGGACCCGATTCGCCCGTTAATCAAGCTGGAATAAAACATCCCCACAAAGTGGAATCTACGCTTCGATGCTTATTCCATTTACTTTGCGGGGATCCCAAAACCATTAAACGCGACTCAAGAATTGCTAACGCTTCGCAGAAAACTTATATCTTCTTTAATCTCAAAAAAAGAGTCTTGGTCCCGCGAGGGAAACCAAGACTCTTTATAGTTAAAGAAGATTTAGAATACTTGAACTACTTCTTGGATGCCTTCTACTTCTTCAACCAGGGCGCGCTCGATCCCTGCTTTCAGAGTAATGGTGGAGCTTGGGCAGCTACCGCATGCACCCATCAATTTCAGCTTAACGAT
Proteins encoded:
- a CDS encoding MetQ/NlpA family ABC transporter substrate-binding protein → MKKWTLALISLTLVTVLAACGSKPADNASEPGGTTGGGGQETVTLKVGASPSPHAKILEHIKPALEKEGVNLEIVEFTDYVLPNTQVDSKEIDANFFQHKPYLDNEIKERKLDLESVIAVHVEPLGAYSKTITSVDELKDGAVVAIPNDPSNAGRALTLLSKNGVIKLNDESKLEATAKDIVENPKNLEFKEVEAAMLPRMLDELDLAVINTNYALEAGLDPTKDALFIEDKDNPYANLLVARPDNKDSDAIQKLAKALTSEDVKTFIEEEYKGAVIPAF
- a CDS encoding SDR family oxidoreductase, which encodes MKGKVALITGSATGLGKMTALSLARQGCHIAINYVNSKDEAETLSREIEGFGVKSIAIKADIASEPELYSLVDQTEERLGSVDILVNNAGPFIRERRLFSEYSRDEIVHMVNGNLTGVMLLDHRVLPAMREKKWGRIIHFGFGHAGEARAWPQRSAYAAAKVGLVSFTKTLAVEEGPYGITVNMICPGDIRGANKEKTIDEVSGIQDGLTPRGRSGSGEDVARVIEYLCLDKSDFITGNIMDISGGLDPIRPLIKLE
- a CDS encoding NifU family protein, translated to MSENTQTTVYDEVAEVLDKLRPFLQRDGGDVELVDVEDGIVKLKLMGACGSCPSSTITLKAGIERALVEEVEGIQEVVQVF